In Sphingomonas oryzagri, the genomic stretch ATCCGCTCCGCGACCTACTGACCCCGCGTCACTCCGCCGCCACGAGATAGGTGTCGGCACCCGTGCCGTGATCGCGTAGCTCGGCGCGGAGCTCCATCAGCAGCTCGCCGAGCATGTTGCGGCCGACGCCGTTGACTTCGCCCCATAGGCGATTGACCTCGTTGTCGACGGTCGCCGTCTCTACCAGCCTCGCCTCGCCGGTCCCAAGAAGGAGCGCGAGGAGATCCGGGTGCTGCGTGAACTTCGCCCGCAACACTGCCCGCATGCGGTCGAACTTGGAGGTCGACCAGCCCGGGGCCACGTCCCAGTAGTAAAGACCGTGGGCCGCCATCGCGAGAAGAGCCGGCGACGGCGCCTCCATGAGCCACTTGCGCACCGCCGGCTTGCGGGCCTTGCCCGCCTGATAGGCGTGCTCGCTGGTGGCGAACGCCTCGCCCTCGAACTCGATCTCGCGCCGATAGAGATTGCTGAACGCGCCGAAGGGCTTCTCGCTGGCCCGGTAGAAGCGGATTTCGTACATCGATAGCTCCTTGCAAACTTGCTCGTCATATTACATGCTAATTCGCATGAAGCCGACAAGCAAGCAATTAAGTGAACTCCACAAGCGGATTTCCAGGAAATTCGCGAAAAGCGAGCTCAGCAAAGCCGATCTAGGCAGACTAGCGAATGTCCACCCAAGTCAGGTCGGGCGGATATGCACCGGAGACTTCAAGACAATCAGCAATAATGTCGTGCAGATTTGCAAAATCCTCAAGGTGAGAGTGCCGAAGGTCGCTGAAGATATCGAGATGGATACTGAATGGGCGAAGGCGAATGCGAGCCTGCGTCGAATCTGGGACCACACTCCTGAGGGGGCCGCGATCATCAGGCGCGTCTTGGATGCCATTGCGGATTTGCGCGTCCCTGACGCTGGCGAGACGAACGGCCCCGACGCCCACGTCTCCCCTTTCGTGTGAAGCTAATGCGAGGCCAACATCACAGGTCGAGCACGTTTTCGACGGCGAGCGATCATCCGTAGCAGCGTAGCGGCCGCCATTCCTAACCAATGGCCGATTCTGAGATGATTCCCGACTGATGACCATGTCGCTCGCCCTGCGGCCG encodes the following:
- a CDS encoding helix-turn-helix domain-containing protein; the protein is MKPTSKQLSELHKRISRKFAKSELSKADLGRLANVHPSQVGRICTGDFKTISNNVVQICKILKVRVPKVAEDIEMDTEWAKANASLRRIWDHTPEGAAIIRRVLDAIADLRVPDAGETNGPDAHVSPFV
- a CDS encoding NADAR family protein, whose amino-acid sequence is MYEIRFYRASEKPFGAFSNLYRREIEFEGEAFATSEHAYQAGKARKPAVRKWLMEAPSPALLAMAAHGLYYWDVAPGWSTSKFDRMRAVLRAKFTQHPDLLALLLGTGEARLVETATVDNEVNRLWGEVNGVGRNMLGELLMELRAELRDHGTGADTYLVAAE